A window of Paenibacillus phoenicis genomic DNA:
AAATCGCCATTCTTTAAACTTGTTTGTGAGTCCCAGTCGCATTATATGAACGAAAGATTCAGAAGGAAGCGGCGCAAAGTGCAAATATTTACCTTTATCCTGCGGACAGGTTCAGCGATAATAGGATTGGAAAGTTCTGTATGAATGGATGAAGGAGGCTCCCTATGGCAGCGGGCAAGGAGATTCCCGAGCTTTATTTTGACGGGCAAACGATCGATGTGTTGTGGGATAATCAGGATCAAGTGGTGAAGTGGTTCGAGAAGTACTTTGGCTGGAAGGTGCTTCGGCAAGAGAACTGGAAGGTGGATCCCCGCTGTTCCCAAGGTAAAATGACTCAGTTACCCTTTGGAACCTGGCTGGTGACTTATCTTACGGATACCCGGCTCCCCCATCACTATGCTGAACGAGGGACCGTGGATGCCGACCTTCGGGTTTGCTTTCGAACCCGGGAATTGGATCGTCTGCGGCGAGCTTTTGTCACCGATGGCGTGCGAGTATCTGCCGTATATGCTGGGCCCCAATCCCGGTATTTCGATGTATGGGCTACCGCCGAAGGCATCCGGTTAACGCTGCAGGAGGATTTGACGTTGCCATCTTCCGACTTAGCGCCCTCTTGGATCAGGGTAGGCGTCAGCCGGTTAAACGAGGCGATTCAATGGTACGGACAACATCTGGGCATGAAATGTACCCAGCATCATCCGACCGACGGCTACGCAGTGATGGAGCTGCCGCTGAATCATTCCGAAGCGAAGTCGCTTTGGGTGCTTGAACAAAAAAGTGATGAGGCATGCGTCGGCAAAGTGGACGGGCAGGTCCAGCCGGTGTGCTGGATTCAGGAGCGTCAAGACTTTTTCAAGTATCATCAATATTTAAAACAACGCGGAATCGAAACCTCCGGGATCGGCGGCTATCTGACCCAGGGATTAGTAAGTTTTCACTTCTATGATCCGGACGGAAATCGATTTAATATCAGTAGTTTGTGAGGTGTAGAATGAGAAAATATTTTTATCCCATCCTGGCTTGTGTTCTAGTTGCTTCCTTGGTCCTCTCGGGTTGCGAAGGGAGTCGTTCGGAGACGGTTGACCTAGAGAACCATTTACCAAAGAAGGTAATCGAGGGCATCAAGATTGAACCCCTGCCGATGGACGACGAAGAGTATGCCATTCTGAAAGCGACAGGATCGGATAGTTCATTGATATTTGACGTGAACTTAGGTGAGGTTCAAGCCAATCGGGTTCATTTTTGGGTTGATCAGTATGTGAATGGGGAGAAAGTGGGATCCTTGCTCGGGCTGGAAACTTCTCTGGAACAGGTCAAAGACACCTTTCGCTTGTATTTAACGACCCTTGGCATGAGGAACGGGGACGAGGTCTGGACGATTGCTTTCCGGCAGAAAGGAAACGTGGTCAGCTCCAAAGCGGAAATGCCCAAGAGCGATTATGATAGTGCCATGACCCATCCCATGACGTCCATTACCGCGAACCCAAATGAAACGGCCGTATTGGGCGTAATTGTGAGAAATAAAGGGAAGGGCCATATGGAGTCCAGCGATGATGTCGATGCATTGATCCGTGACAATCAGGAAGTTCATGTCTTGAGATGTACGATCATTAAGGATCGATGAGGGGAGCCCTCTACGGGCTCACCGAGCTCGAACGGCTCATTCTGCGCTTCTCCCGGTTCCGTCTGCGGTCATTCCAATACAGTTGCAGCGCGGACAAGGCGCATAGCAGTGAAATGGCTAGAAAGATTAGCGACCATACCAGAGGGGAAACTCCTGTAAGCTGGGCCAGATTGGTCGCATCTCCCGCCTGGCTGGGCGAAACGATGGAATTCAGCAGCAGCGTGACCGGCCCCAGCACCGACTCTTCCAAGCATAAGAACGCCAGCAACAGATAATAGAAATTGCGAATTCGTCCTCCCCACAGGAAAAACGCTGCGTTCACCAGCAGAAACAAGATTAACCATCCCCGGCCGTAGCCCGAGCGTACAAACAGCAGCAGCGAGATCAACGCCAGCATACTGATCAAGACGAGGCCGGCGGCTTGTTGTTGTCGGGAATAGCCGAAGAACATGGCGACCGCAAACAGGGAAGCCGAGGTATATCCAGCCAAGGATACGGCGAATTGGCTCCATCCCGATGCCAGTACCGAATAGGTGACGCCGCTGTGATCCGGGTGCAGTTCGATGCGAAGCACCTGTCCGGACGCAAGTAAGGTAACCACGGCATGGCCCAACTCATGCACCATCGTGTCCAGCATGCGGAACCAATCGGAGAACGGGATCAATCGGGTTAAAACGGCCGCTCCGATCAGAAAAACACAAGCTTTCAGCCATTGATTCATCAAACCTTCGCCCTCCCCGGCAACTTGCAGTTGCTTTTCATTATAAGGGAGGGCAAAATAGTATTCAAAAGGCGAACAAATTTTCGGTCGGGTGGTATAATGGACGTGACGGAGGTTTAGGAACGATGAACGACGGAACGGATGAAAAACACAGCTTTTTCAGCCGACATCTACATAATAATCGGGAACAACAGACGAACCCGGAACACCAGCTAACCTTCGCCGAATTGGAAGTGGTGGACGGAAACAAGCCGGAGGAAGGCAGGAAGGAGCCGGTGAGCCGGGTGGTTGCGCCGGATCTTTGGGAGCGTACTACGGATTGGCAACAGGATTTTCGTTATATTTCCCGGGAGCAACGGTTTGTCCAGAAAGCGAAGGAATTGGAGACAGCCTTTGAGGGGGCAGCGGAGTTTGTTCCTTTTCAGACGTATTGGCCGACCTATGATGAGATGCAGCCAAGGCAGTTGAAATGGTATTTGTTCTGGCGCGGGGAGGTCCGTTCCGGACGTTATCCGGATACTGATCTGTCTTACGTATTCGTTTATTTGTACGAGCTGATCCATGGGATCGGCTGGTCGGAGCCGGCCGAAGGATATGCCTTAATGGAGCAGGTTTGGCAGGGATACCGGCAGCGTTATCCTAAGCTGGATCTCTACGTACGGGAGTGGTTATTCGATTTGGCCTTGGTGTTCCAACTGGAGGAACGTCCCACTGAACCGATGGCCAAGCTGCCACGCAATCTGTCCATGGAGCTGAAGGAGCTGGAATGGCGCAGAAGATTCACCGCCGAACCGCTGGACCTGAGCTGGGAGCTGCTGCTCAAGCTGGTGGATTATAATGTGGAAAAGAGCCGCTTTTACCAGGAGCAAGGGCGCAAGGACATGCAAAACTACGTGCCGAGGGTCATTTCGTTGGTCGACGGCTATCTTTCCAGAAGCAAGGGCATTCGGATTCTGGAGCTGTATAAGCCGAAGGAGACTCAAATCGCCCGTTACCTGTTCCGCAGCGCGGTGTATGATCATGAATTGTATGGGCGCACGAAGCCAGTCACCGTCTTGCCTTATAGCGGGCATCCGCCGCTGCGAGCCTTTCTGACCCAGCTCGTACGCCTGACCGAGAACCAATTACGGGAGTTAACCGGGTTTAAGGGAAAGCTGCGGGGGATCGACGTGGGGCCGGAGATCGAGCAGCTGGTCCGCCGTTATTTGAGCAAGGAATTTGAACGACGGAAGGCAGAAGAAGCGAAAGCCCGGGCACCCAAAGTGAAAATTAACACCGCCAAATTGCGCAAGCTGCAGCAGGAGTCCGACGAGGTGCGAGACATGCTGCTTAGCGAGGAGCAGACGCTGGCCTTTGCGCCGGAAGCACCGGGACTGCCGCTGGAGCAGGCTGCAATTTCGTTAGGACGATCGCCTGTCGAAGTGGAACCGTTGCAGCCCGCCTTTGATTTTGAACGGGGATATGAACAGGTGCTGGAAGAGGCAGAGGCGGCGCGATCCGATAGAGCAGATTCGTTTGGGGAGCGTAGGGAAGAGACGGCCATTGATTCGCAGTCCCCGCACCCGGTTGAAGAAGTTCCTCAGCCATTGGCCGAGGAACGAAGCGATGCTGAGCAGTTCCAAAGCGGGGCGATCACGAAC
This region includes:
- a CDS encoding TerB N-terminal domain-containing protein, giving the protein MNDGTDEKHSFFSRHLHNNREQQTNPEHQLTFAELEVVDGNKPEEGRKEPVSRVVAPDLWERTTDWQQDFRYISREQRFVQKAKELETAFEGAAEFVPFQTYWPTYDEMQPRQLKWYLFWRGEVRSGRYPDTDLSYVFVYLYELIHGIGWSEPAEGYALMEQVWQGYRQRYPKLDLYVREWLFDLALVFQLEERPTEPMAKLPRNLSMELKELEWRRRFTAEPLDLSWELLLKLVDYNVEKSRFYQEQGRKDMQNYVPRVISLVDGYLSRSKGIRILELYKPKETQIARYLFRSAVYDHELYGRTKPVTVLPYSGHPPLRAFLTQLVRLTENQLRELTGFKGKLRGIDVGPEIEQLVRRYLSKEFERRKAEEAKARAPKVKINTAKLRKLQQESDEVRDMLLSEEQTLAFAPEAPGLPLEQAAISLGRSPVEVEPLQPAFDFERGYEQVLEEAEAARSDRADSFGERREETAIDSQSPHPVEEVPQPLAEERSDAEQFQSGAITNLPEEWQELFAGLTAPQAQMLAALLQGQSAEERQAIAEQAGSMPELLIDEINELAMEQIGDLLIDGDEVVDDYRAELDEWLASQR
- a CDS encoding VOC family protein → MAAGKEIPELYFDGQTIDVLWDNQDQVVKWFEKYFGWKVLRQENWKVDPRCSQGKMTQLPFGTWLVTYLTDTRLPHHYAERGTVDADLRVCFRTRELDRLRRAFVTDGVRVSAVYAGPQSRYFDVWATAEGIRLTLQEDLTLPSSDLAPSWIRVGVSRLNEAIQWYGQHLGMKCTQHHPTDGYAVMELPLNHSEAKSLWVLEQKSDEACVGKVDGQVQPVCWIQERQDFFKYHQYLKQRGIETSGIGGYLTQGLVSFHFYDPDGNRFNISSL
- a CDS encoding M50 family metallopeptidase; this translates as MNQWLKACVFLIGAAVLTRLIPFSDWFRMLDTMVHELGHAVVTLLASGQVLRIELHPDHSGVTYSVLASGWSQFAVSLAGYTSASLFAVAMFFGYSRQQQAAGLVLISMLALISLLLFVRSGYGRGWLILFLLVNAAFFLWGGRIRNFYYLLLAFLCLEESVLGPVTLLLNSIVSPSQAGDATNLAQLTGVSPLVWSLIFLAISLLCALSALQLYWNDRRRNREKRRMSRSSSVSP